Within Mucilaginibacter inviolabilis, the genomic segment CAGTTCATTTGTCTTTATTTTTTCCTTCGAATAAGTGATCAGGTAATAATAACCAGTAGAAAAGCCCAGAAAATAACCACCTCGGTACAGCATACTAAATACATAGACCCAGGAAAGGTGAAAACTTGTTTCAGAATGCACCACACCATTGAGGATTAATAATTTGTCTATGCAGAAAGATATTACAACGAAGCCGGCAATTTCAAGAATGACAAGAGGAATGCGCCAAACTATATATTTTTTTAAACGTAAAGCCCAGGGAAAAAAAAGTTCAGCGTGGATATAAAATAAAATGATAGCGGCCAAATAATGTAATAAATAACTTAGCGGATGACCAAAAACTCCGGATATATAGCCTATCAAGACAGATTCATAAAAAATGAATATCGTCCATACGAGCAGATGTACCCTATATTGTTTAAACCATTTTTGAAAATTCTTATTCATGTAAACTCTTTTTTTTAAATAGAAATCTTACCGTTCTATATAATATCATTTGTTACGGATCATTTTCGTCCTAAGTTTCCCGAAAAAAAAATCATGAAACACAAAAATTTCAAAATCAAAGACAGTACGCTTTTTGTGTACAGAGGCAATGCCGGTTCAAAACCTACAGGGGGAACTGACGTGCCGACCGATCCCACAACAACAATGATCACCATAACCAAAACGGGGATGCTTCATGGTGGACGTTCGAATTAAAAGGGGTTGAATAAAGGCGGGCGAAACTAAGTCTTTCGCCCTGCCTTTATCAATCTTTCAGTCAAAAATGCTGAAAAATCTTTACGATAATACTCTCCAACCGTTATTTGTAGCCCCGTAACCATTTTAATCGTATTGCCATCTATGGATTCGATGTGTCTTTTCCCGATAATGAAGCTCCGCTGGAACTGTACGAAAAACTGCAAATGCCTCAGCGTTTTTGAGATTTCAGATAAAGACATGTAAGTAAGTATCTTCTTGCTTAAAGTATGTATCTGCACATAATTTAACTTGCTCTCAACGGCTACGACATCCGAGTAATTGATCTTGACTATTTTTAAATGCTCATCTTTATTTTTCACGAAAAAGAAATCGTCAGGAGATATTGACAAGTCTTTGGGACTCTCATTCGCTGGAAATATCCTGGCAAGTGTGCCGACAAATTTTGATATGGTATAAGGCTTCAACAAATAAGCATCGGCTTCAACTTCAAAGGCTTCATATCCGTACTGCTTATAAGCCGTAGAAAAAATTAATTTTCTCGTTTTTTTTCTGATCTCCCTCGATAAATCTATGCCGGTGATACTAGGCATGTTAATGTCTAACAATATCAAATCGACCATATCTCCATTGATGATTTCTTTCAATGCCTCTAACGGGTCCGTATAAGATTTTATAAGATAAAGATTAGGCATAGAATTAATATAATTGGTCAGCCAATTAATCGCAAAGGGTTCGTCGTCTACAACGATACAAGCATGTT encodes:
- a CDS encoding LytR/AlgR family response regulator transcription factor; protein product: MKKHACIVVDDEPFAINWLTNYINSMPNLYLIKSYTDPLEALKEIINGDMVDLILLDINMPSITGIDLSREIRKKTRKLIFSTAYKQYGYEAFEVEADAYLLKPYTISKFVGTLARIFPANESPKDLSISPDDFFFVKNKDEHLKIVKINYSDVVAVESKLNYVQIHTLSKKILTYMSLSEISKTLRHLQFFVQFQRSFIIGKRHIESIDGNTIKMVTGLQITVGEYYRKDFSAFLTERLIKAGRKT